In Melospiza melodia melodia isolate bMelMel2 chromosome 30, bMelMel2.pri, whole genome shotgun sequence, a single window of DNA contains:
- the FMNL1 gene encoding formin-like protein 1 isoform X1 — MPGNAELEERFGRVLNSMNLPPDKMKLLNQYDNEKKWELICDQERFQVKNPPSAYIQKLKSYLDTGGVSRKFKRRVQESTQVLRELEISLRTNYIGWVQEFLNEENKGLDVLLEYLAFAQCSVAYDMESSENSPGSDKGKERSLEDLNRSSSSSPTQGSSKPRPLTVSCCLSNQHLHTLLLRHVHPCGAPGSDGDSAPRSPGSSGPPRLNPSHSRKTLRNSRLVSQKDDVHVCIMCLRAIMNYQSGFSLVMNHPACVNEITLSLNNKSARTKALVLELLAAVCLVRGGHDIILAAFDNFKEVCGEKNRFEKLMEYFRNEDCNIDFMVACMQFINIVVHSVENMNFRVFLQYEFTHLGLDQYLETLRLTESDKLQVQIQAYLDNVFDVGAMLEDSETKTAVLEHMEELQEHVSQLTEKLQDAENDSMAKIAELEKQLSQARRELEALREQLSPPRPPSPPCPQPQECYRLALERRLAELEEKGLVQILRGPDGDVAIEIVPVVIETPATPVVSGDSTATTPDAPAPAPAPPPPPPPPPPPLPGADPIPPPPPAPPLPAGTPTPPPAPPLPGAPVPPPPPPLPGAPEGPVPPPPPPPPLGGEPPAGPGAPSSTNGSVKLKKPIQTKFRMPVFNWVALKPSQIDGTVFTELNDEKVLQELDMSDFEEQFKTKAQGPALDISALKAKATQKAPSKVTLMESNRAKNLAITLRKGGRSVQDICTAIETYDQQALSLDFLELLLRFLPTEYERSLIGKFEREQQRPEELSDEDQFMVRFSKIPRLAERMNVMIFLGSFGDTAQLLMPQLNAIIAASMSLKSSSKLRHILEIVLAFGNYMNSSKRGAAYGFRLQSLDALLEMKSTDRKQTLLHYLVRVIMEKYPELTGFHTELHFLDKAGTVSLDGVLQDVRSLQQGMELTRREFMRQDDSPVLKDFLKVNSEVMEKLQADSKTAKEAYESAVEYFGENPKTSPPTTFFPMFMRFIKAYKKAEQDIELWKKQEAAAKEAESGSPGSEQQPELPVQKARRQQMDMIAELKKRQMVKEPLIYEGKDGAIEDIISDLRNNPYRRGDKARGSAKKRAAGQSLQATPDMAL; from the exons ATGCCCGGCAACGCCGAGCTGGAGGAGCGATTCGGCCGCGTCCTG AATTCCATGAACCTGCCCCCGGACAAGATGAAGCTGCTCAACCAGTACGACAACGAGAAGAAGTGGGAGCTGATCTGTGACCAG GAGCGTTTCCAGGTGAAGAACCCCCCGTCTGCCTACATCCAGAAGCTGAAGAGCTACTTGGACACGGGTGGGGTCAGCAGGAAG TTCAAGAGGAGGGTGCAGGAGTCCACGCAGGTGCTGCGGGAGCTGGAGATCTCCCTGAGGACCAACTACATCGG CTGGGTCCAGGAGTTCCTCAACGAGGAGAACAAGGGGCTGGACGTGCTGCTGGAGTACCTCGCCTTCGCCCAGTGCTCCGTCGC GTACGACATGGAGAGCTCAGAgaacagccctggctctgacaAGGGCAAGGAGAGGTCTCTGGAGGACCtgaacaggagcagctcctcgTCCCCCACGCAGGGCTCCTCCAAGCCGCGGCCCCTCACTGTAAG CTGCTGCCTCTCGAACCAGCACCTGCACACCCTCCTCCTCCGCCACGTCCACCCGTGCGGTGCCCCGGGCAGCGATGGGGACAGTGCCCCCAGGTCACCCGGCAGCTCCGGCCCGCCCCG GCTGAACCCCTCGCACAGCAGGAAGACGCTGCGCAACTCGCGGCTCGTCAGCCAGAAGGACGATGTCCATGTGTGCATCATGTGCCTCCGCGCCATCATGAACTACCAG TCTGGCTTCAGCCTGGTGATGAACCACCCGGCCTGCGTCAACGAGATCACCCTGAGCCTCAACAACAAGAGCGCCAG GACCAAAGCtctggtgctggagctgctggccgcTGTCTGCCTGGTCCGAGGGGGACACGACATCATCCTGGCTGCCTTTGACAACTTCAAGGAG gTCTGCGGGGAGAAGAATCGCTTCGAGAAGCTGATGGAGTATTTCAGAAATGAGGACTGCAACATTGACTTCATG GTGGCCTGCATGCAGTTCATCAACATCGTGGTGCACTCGGTGGAGAACATGAACTTCCGAGTGTTCCTGCAGTACGAGTTCACCCACCTGGGGCTGGACCAGTACCTGGAG ACCCTGCGCCTCACCGAGAGCGACAAGCTGCAGGTGCAGATCCAAGCCTACCTGGACAACGTCTTCGACGTGGGGGCCATGCTGGAGGACTCGGAGACCAAGACGGCGGTGCTGGAGCacatggaggagctgcaggagcacgtCAGCCAG CTGACAGAGAAGCTGCAGGATGCGGAGAACGACTCCATGGCCAAGAtagcggagctggagaagcagcTGAGCCAGGCGCGGCGGGAGCTGGAGGCGCTGCGG GAGCAGCTGAGCCCGCCGCGGCCGCCCAGCCCGCCGTGCCCGCAGCCGCAGGAGTGCTACCGGCTGGCGCTGGAGCGGCGGCTGGCGGAGCTCGAGGAGAAGGGGCTGGTGCAGATCCTGCGTGGGCCCGACGGAGACGTCGCCATCGAGATTGTCCCCGTTGTCATAGAAACCCCCGCAACGCCCGTGGTTTCCGGGGACAGCACCGCCACCACCCCAG AtgctccggctccggctccggcccCACCGCCCCCACCCCCCCCGCCTCCCCCACCCCTACCGGGGGCTGATCCcatcccccccccaccccccgccccccccctgCCCGCGGGCACCCCCAcaccccccccagccccccccctGCCCGGTGCCCCGGTGCCACCGCCCCCCCCACCGCTCCCGGGGGCACCGGAGGGCCCCGTGCCCCCCCCTCCGCCACCCCCTCCCCTCGGTGGGGAACCCCCAGCCGGGCCAGGAGCCCCCTCCAGCACCAATGGTTCAG TGAAGCTGAAGAAGCCGATCCAGACCAAGTTCCGCATGCCCGTCTTCAACTGGGTGGCGCTGAAGCCGAGCCAGATCGACGGCACCGTGTTCACGGAGCTCAACGATGAGAAAGTGCTGCAG GAGCTGGACATGAGTGACTTTGAGGAGCAGTTCAAGACCAAGGCTCAGGGCCCTGCCCTGGACATCAGTGCCCTCAAGGCCAAGGCCACGCAGAAGGCGCCCAGCAAGGTGACCCTGATGGAGTCCAACCGCGCCAAGAACTTGGCCATCACCCTGCGCAAGGGCGGCCGCAGCGTCCAGGACATCTGCACGGCCATCGAGAC GTACGACCAGCAAGCCCTGAGCCTCGacttcctggagctgctgctgcgctTCCTGCCCACCGAGTACGAGCGCAGCCTCATCGGGAAGTTCGAGCGGGAGCAGCAGCGGCCGGAGGAGCTGTCGGATGAGGATCAGTTCATGGTGCGCTTCAGCAAGATCCCGCGGCTGGCCGAGCGCATGAACGTCATGATCTTCCTGGGCAGCTTCGGGGACACGGCCCAGCTGCTGATGCCG CAACTCAACGCCATCATCGCCGCCTCCATGTCCCTCAAGTCCTCCAGCAAACTGCGGCACATCCTCGAG ATCGTCCTGGCCTTCGGGAATTACATGAACAGCAGCAAGAGAGGGGCTGCCTACGGATTCCGACTGCAGAGCCTCGACGCG CTGCTCGAGATGAAGTCCACAGACCGCAAGCAGACGCTGCTGCACTACCTGGTGCGGGTGATCATGGAGAAGTACCCGGAGCTCACCGGCTTCCACACCGAGCTGCACTTCCTCGACAAGGCGGGCACAG TGTCCCTGGACGGGGTCCTGCAGGACGTGCGGAGCCtgcagcagggcatggagctgACCCGCAGGGAGTTCATGCGGCAGGACGACAGCCCCGTGCTCAAGGACTTCCTCAAGGTCAACTCCGAGGTGATGGAGAAGCTGCAGGCTGACAGCAAAACCGCCAAG GAAGCCTATGAGTCAGCTGTGGAATATTTTGGGGAGAACCCCAAGACCAGTCCCCCCACCACTTTCTTCCCCATGTTCATGCGCTTCATCAAAGCCTACAAG aaagcagagcaggaCATTGAGCTGTGGAAGAAGCAGGAGGCTGCAGCCAAGGAGGCAGAATCCGGCTCCCCTGGCAGCGAGCAGCAGCCCGAG ctGCCTGTCCAGAAGGCCAGGAGGCAGCAGATGGACATGATAGCTGAGCTGAAGAAGCGGCAGATGGTGAAGGAGCCGCTCATCTACGAAGGCAAAGATGGGGCCATCGAGGATATAATTTCAG
- the FMNL1 gene encoding formin-like protein 1 isoform X3, translating into MPGNAELEERFGRVLNSMNLPPDKMKLLNQYDNEKKWELICDQERFQVKNPPSAYIQKLKSYLDTGGVSRKFKRRVQESTQVLRELEISLRTNYIGWVQEFLNEENKGLDVLLEYLAFAQCSVAYDMESSENSPGSDKGKERSLEDLNRSSSSSPTQGSSKPRPLTVRLNPSHSRKTLRNSRLVSQKDDVHVCIMCLRAIMNYQSGFSLVMNHPACVNEITLSLNNKSARTKALVLELLAAVCLVRGGHDIILAAFDNFKEVCGEKNRFEKLMEYFRNEDCNIDFMVACMQFINIVVHSVENMNFRVFLQYEFTHLGLDQYLETLRLTESDKLQVQIQAYLDNVFDVGAMLEDSETKTAVLEHMEELQEHVSQLTEKLQDAENDSMAKIAELEKQLSQARRELEALREQLSPPRPPSPPCPQPQECYRLALERRLAELEEKGLVQILRGPDGDVAIEIVPVVIETPATPVVSGDSTATTPDAPAPAPAPPPPPPPPPPPLPGADPIPPPPPAPPLPAGTPTPPPAPPLPGAPVPPPPPPLPGAPEGPVPPPPPPPPLGGEPPAGPGAPSSTNGSVKLKKPIQTKFRMPVFNWVALKPSQIDGTVFTELNDEKVLQELDMSDFEEQFKTKAQGPALDISALKAKATQKAPSKVTLMESNRAKNLAITLRKGGRSVQDICTAIETYDQQALSLDFLELLLRFLPTEYERSLIGKFEREQQRPEELSDEDQFMVRFSKIPRLAERMNVMIFLGSFGDTAQLLMPQLNAIIAASMSLKSSSKLRHILEIVLAFGNYMNSSKRGAAYGFRLQSLDALLEMKSTDRKQTLLHYLVRVIMEKYPELTGFHTELHFLDKAGTVSLDGVLQDVRSLQQGMELTRREFMRQDDSPVLKDFLKVNSEVMEKLQADSKTAKEAYESAVEYFGENPKTSPPTTFFPMFMRFIKAYKKAEQDIELWKKQEAAAKEAESGSPGSEQQPELPVQKARRQQMDMIAELKKRQMVKEPLIYEGKDGAIEDIISDLRNNPYRRGDKARGSAKKRAAGQSLQATPDMAL; encoded by the exons ATGCCCGGCAACGCCGAGCTGGAGGAGCGATTCGGCCGCGTCCTG AATTCCATGAACCTGCCCCCGGACAAGATGAAGCTGCTCAACCAGTACGACAACGAGAAGAAGTGGGAGCTGATCTGTGACCAG GAGCGTTTCCAGGTGAAGAACCCCCCGTCTGCCTACATCCAGAAGCTGAAGAGCTACTTGGACACGGGTGGGGTCAGCAGGAAG TTCAAGAGGAGGGTGCAGGAGTCCACGCAGGTGCTGCGGGAGCTGGAGATCTCCCTGAGGACCAACTACATCGG CTGGGTCCAGGAGTTCCTCAACGAGGAGAACAAGGGGCTGGACGTGCTGCTGGAGTACCTCGCCTTCGCCCAGTGCTCCGTCGC GTACGACATGGAGAGCTCAGAgaacagccctggctctgacaAGGGCAAGGAGAGGTCTCTGGAGGACCtgaacaggagcagctcctcgTCCCCCACGCAGGGCTCCTCCAAGCCGCGGCCCCTCACTGTAAG GCTGAACCCCTCGCACAGCAGGAAGACGCTGCGCAACTCGCGGCTCGTCAGCCAGAAGGACGATGTCCATGTGTGCATCATGTGCCTCCGCGCCATCATGAACTACCAG TCTGGCTTCAGCCTGGTGATGAACCACCCGGCCTGCGTCAACGAGATCACCCTGAGCCTCAACAACAAGAGCGCCAG GACCAAAGCtctggtgctggagctgctggccgcTGTCTGCCTGGTCCGAGGGGGACACGACATCATCCTGGCTGCCTTTGACAACTTCAAGGAG gTCTGCGGGGAGAAGAATCGCTTCGAGAAGCTGATGGAGTATTTCAGAAATGAGGACTGCAACATTGACTTCATG GTGGCCTGCATGCAGTTCATCAACATCGTGGTGCACTCGGTGGAGAACATGAACTTCCGAGTGTTCCTGCAGTACGAGTTCACCCACCTGGGGCTGGACCAGTACCTGGAG ACCCTGCGCCTCACCGAGAGCGACAAGCTGCAGGTGCAGATCCAAGCCTACCTGGACAACGTCTTCGACGTGGGGGCCATGCTGGAGGACTCGGAGACCAAGACGGCGGTGCTGGAGCacatggaggagctgcaggagcacgtCAGCCAG CTGACAGAGAAGCTGCAGGATGCGGAGAACGACTCCATGGCCAAGAtagcggagctggagaagcagcTGAGCCAGGCGCGGCGGGAGCTGGAGGCGCTGCGG GAGCAGCTGAGCCCGCCGCGGCCGCCCAGCCCGCCGTGCCCGCAGCCGCAGGAGTGCTACCGGCTGGCGCTGGAGCGGCGGCTGGCGGAGCTCGAGGAGAAGGGGCTGGTGCAGATCCTGCGTGGGCCCGACGGAGACGTCGCCATCGAGATTGTCCCCGTTGTCATAGAAACCCCCGCAACGCCCGTGGTTTCCGGGGACAGCACCGCCACCACCCCAG AtgctccggctccggctccggcccCACCGCCCCCACCCCCCCCGCCTCCCCCACCCCTACCGGGGGCTGATCCcatcccccccccaccccccgccccccccctgCCCGCGGGCACCCCCAcaccccccccagccccccccctGCCCGGTGCCCCGGTGCCACCGCCCCCCCCACCGCTCCCGGGGGCACCGGAGGGCCCCGTGCCCCCCCCTCCGCCACCCCCTCCCCTCGGTGGGGAACCCCCAGCCGGGCCAGGAGCCCCCTCCAGCACCAATGGTTCAG TGAAGCTGAAGAAGCCGATCCAGACCAAGTTCCGCATGCCCGTCTTCAACTGGGTGGCGCTGAAGCCGAGCCAGATCGACGGCACCGTGTTCACGGAGCTCAACGATGAGAAAGTGCTGCAG GAGCTGGACATGAGTGACTTTGAGGAGCAGTTCAAGACCAAGGCTCAGGGCCCTGCCCTGGACATCAGTGCCCTCAAGGCCAAGGCCACGCAGAAGGCGCCCAGCAAGGTGACCCTGATGGAGTCCAACCGCGCCAAGAACTTGGCCATCACCCTGCGCAAGGGCGGCCGCAGCGTCCAGGACATCTGCACGGCCATCGAGAC GTACGACCAGCAAGCCCTGAGCCTCGacttcctggagctgctgctgcgctTCCTGCCCACCGAGTACGAGCGCAGCCTCATCGGGAAGTTCGAGCGGGAGCAGCAGCGGCCGGAGGAGCTGTCGGATGAGGATCAGTTCATGGTGCGCTTCAGCAAGATCCCGCGGCTGGCCGAGCGCATGAACGTCATGATCTTCCTGGGCAGCTTCGGGGACACGGCCCAGCTGCTGATGCCG CAACTCAACGCCATCATCGCCGCCTCCATGTCCCTCAAGTCCTCCAGCAAACTGCGGCACATCCTCGAG ATCGTCCTGGCCTTCGGGAATTACATGAACAGCAGCAAGAGAGGGGCTGCCTACGGATTCCGACTGCAGAGCCTCGACGCG CTGCTCGAGATGAAGTCCACAGACCGCAAGCAGACGCTGCTGCACTACCTGGTGCGGGTGATCATGGAGAAGTACCCGGAGCTCACCGGCTTCCACACCGAGCTGCACTTCCTCGACAAGGCGGGCACAG TGTCCCTGGACGGGGTCCTGCAGGACGTGCGGAGCCtgcagcagggcatggagctgACCCGCAGGGAGTTCATGCGGCAGGACGACAGCCCCGTGCTCAAGGACTTCCTCAAGGTCAACTCCGAGGTGATGGAGAAGCTGCAGGCTGACAGCAAAACCGCCAAG GAAGCCTATGAGTCAGCTGTGGAATATTTTGGGGAGAACCCCAAGACCAGTCCCCCCACCACTTTCTTCCCCATGTTCATGCGCTTCATCAAAGCCTACAAG aaagcagagcaggaCATTGAGCTGTGGAAGAAGCAGGAGGCTGCAGCCAAGGAGGCAGAATCCGGCTCCCCTGGCAGCGAGCAGCAGCCCGAG ctGCCTGTCCAGAAGGCCAGGAGGCAGCAGATGGACATGATAGCTGAGCTGAAGAAGCGGCAGATGGTGAAGGAGCCGCTCATCTACGAAGGCAAAGATGGGGCCATCGAGGATATAATTTCAG
- the FMNL1 gene encoding formin-like protein 1 isoform X4 → MPGNAELEERFGRVLNSMNLPPDKMKLLNQYDNEKKWELICDQERFQVKNPPSAYIQKLKSYLDTGGVSRKFKRRVQESTQVLRELEISLRTNYIGWVQEFLNEENKGLDVLLEYLAFAQCSVAYDMESSENSPGSDKGKERSLEDLNRSSSSSPTQGSSKPRPLTVRLNPSHSRKTLRNSRLVSQKDDVHVCIMCLRAIMNYQSGFSLVMNHPACVNEITLSLNNKSARTKALVLELLAAVCLVRGGHDIILAAFDNFKEVCGEKNRFEKLMEYFRNEDCNIDFMVACMQFINIVVHSVENMNFRVFLQYEFTHLGLDQYLETLRLTESDKLQVQIQAYLDNVFDVGAMLEDSETKTAVLEHMEELQEHVSQLTEKLQDAENDSMAKIAELEKQLSQARRELEALREQLSPPRPPSPPCPQPQECYRLALERRLAELEEKGLVQILRGPDGDVAIEIVPVVIETPATPVVSGDSTATTPDAPAPAPAPPPPPPPPPPPLPGADPIPPPPPAPPLPAGTPTPPPAPPLPGAPVPPPPPPLPGAPEGPVPPPPPPPPLGGEPPAGPGAPSSTNGSVKLKKPIQTKFRMPVFNWVALKPSQIDGTVFTELNDEKVLQELDMSDFEEQFKTKAQGPALDISALKAKATQKAPSKVTLMESNRAKNLAITLRKGGRSVQDICTAIETYDQQALSLDFLELLLRFLPTEYERSLIGKFEREQQRPEELSDEDQFMVRFSKIPRLAERMNVMIFLGSFGDTAQLLMPQLNAIIAASMSLKSSSKLRHILEIVLAFGNYMNSSKRGAAYGFRLQSLDALLEMKSTDRKQTLLHYLVRVIMEKYPELTGFHTELHFLDKAGTVSLDGVLQDVRSLQQGMELTRREFMRQDDSPVLKDFLKVNSEVMEKLQADSKTAKEAYESAVEYFGENPKTSPPTTFFPMFMRFIKAYKKAEQDIELWKKQEAAAKEAESGSPGSEQQPELPVQKARRQQMDMIAELKKRQMVKEPLIYEGKDGAIEDIISALKTVPFTARTGKRSSRLFCDVSFNEESPL, encoded by the exons ATGCCCGGCAACGCCGAGCTGGAGGAGCGATTCGGCCGCGTCCTG AATTCCATGAACCTGCCCCCGGACAAGATGAAGCTGCTCAACCAGTACGACAACGAGAAGAAGTGGGAGCTGATCTGTGACCAG GAGCGTTTCCAGGTGAAGAACCCCCCGTCTGCCTACATCCAGAAGCTGAAGAGCTACTTGGACACGGGTGGGGTCAGCAGGAAG TTCAAGAGGAGGGTGCAGGAGTCCACGCAGGTGCTGCGGGAGCTGGAGATCTCCCTGAGGACCAACTACATCGG CTGGGTCCAGGAGTTCCTCAACGAGGAGAACAAGGGGCTGGACGTGCTGCTGGAGTACCTCGCCTTCGCCCAGTGCTCCGTCGC GTACGACATGGAGAGCTCAGAgaacagccctggctctgacaAGGGCAAGGAGAGGTCTCTGGAGGACCtgaacaggagcagctcctcgTCCCCCACGCAGGGCTCCTCCAAGCCGCGGCCCCTCACTGTAAG GCTGAACCCCTCGCACAGCAGGAAGACGCTGCGCAACTCGCGGCTCGTCAGCCAGAAGGACGATGTCCATGTGTGCATCATGTGCCTCCGCGCCATCATGAACTACCAG TCTGGCTTCAGCCTGGTGATGAACCACCCGGCCTGCGTCAACGAGATCACCCTGAGCCTCAACAACAAGAGCGCCAG GACCAAAGCtctggtgctggagctgctggccgcTGTCTGCCTGGTCCGAGGGGGACACGACATCATCCTGGCTGCCTTTGACAACTTCAAGGAG gTCTGCGGGGAGAAGAATCGCTTCGAGAAGCTGATGGAGTATTTCAGAAATGAGGACTGCAACATTGACTTCATG GTGGCCTGCATGCAGTTCATCAACATCGTGGTGCACTCGGTGGAGAACATGAACTTCCGAGTGTTCCTGCAGTACGAGTTCACCCACCTGGGGCTGGACCAGTACCTGGAG ACCCTGCGCCTCACCGAGAGCGACAAGCTGCAGGTGCAGATCCAAGCCTACCTGGACAACGTCTTCGACGTGGGGGCCATGCTGGAGGACTCGGAGACCAAGACGGCGGTGCTGGAGCacatggaggagctgcaggagcacgtCAGCCAG CTGACAGAGAAGCTGCAGGATGCGGAGAACGACTCCATGGCCAAGAtagcggagctggagaagcagcTGAGCCAGGCGCGGCGGGAGCTGGAGGCGCTGCGG GAGCAGCTGAGCCCGCCGCGGCCGCCCAGCCCGCCGTGCCCGCAGCCGCAGGAGTGCTACCGGCTGGCGCTGGAGCGGCGGCTGGCGGAGCTCGAGGAGAAGGGGCTGGTGCAGATCCTGCGTGGGCCCGACGGAGACGTCGCCATCGAGATTGTCCCCGTTGTCATAGAAACCCCCGCAACGCCCGTGGTTTCCGGGGACAGCACCGCCACCACCCCAG AtgctccggctccggctccggcccCACCGCCCCCACCCCCCCCGCCTCCCCCACCCCTACCGGGGGCTGATCCcatcccccccccaccccccgccccccccctgCCCGCGGGCACCCCCAcaccccccccagccccccccctGCCCGGTGCCCCGGTGCCACCGCCCCCCCCACCGCTCCCGGGGGCACCGGAGGGCCCCGTGCCCCCCCCTCCGCCACCCCCTCCCCTCGGTGGGGAACCCCCAGCCGGGCCAGGAGCCCCCTCCAGCACCAATGGTTCAG TGAAGCTGAAGAAGCCGATCCAGACCAAGTTCCGCATGCCCGTCTTCAACTGGGTGGCGCTGAAGCCGAGCCAGATCGACGGCACCGTGTTCACGGAGCTCAACGATGAGAAAGTGCTGCAG GAGCTGGACATGAGTGACTTTGAGGAGCAGTTCAAGACCAAGGCTCAGGGCCCTGCCCTGGACATCAGTGCCCTCAAGGCCAAGGCCACGCAGAAGGCGCCCAGCAAGGTGACCCTGATGGAGTCCAACCGCGCCAAGAACTTGGCCATCACCCTGCGCAAGGGCGGCCGCAGCGTCCAGGACATCTGCACGGCCATCGAGAC GTACGACCAGCAAGCCCTGAGCCTCGacttcctggagctgctgctgcgctTCCTGCCCACCGAGTACGAGCGCAGCCTCATCGGGAAGTTCGAGCGGGAGCAGCAGCGGCCGGAGGAGCTGTCGGATGAGGATCAGTTCATGGTGCGCTTCAGCAAGATCCCGCGGCTGGCCGAGCGCATGAACGTCATGATCTTCCTGGGCAGCTTCGGGGACACGGCCCAGCTGCTGATGCCG CAACTCAACGCCATCATCGCCGCCTCCATGTCCCTCAAGTCCTCCAGCAAACTGCGGCACATCCTCGAG ATCGTCCTGGCCTTCGGGAATTACATGAACAGCAGCAAGAGAGGGGCTGCCTACGGATTCCGACTGCAGAGCCTCGACGCG CTGCTCGAGATGAAGTCCACAGACCGCAAGCAGACGCTGCTGCACTACCTGGTGCGGGTGATCATGGAGAAGTACCCGGAGCTCACCGGCTTCCACACCGAGCTGCACTTCCTCGACAAGGCGGGCACAG TGTCCCTGGACGGGGTCCTGCAGGACGTGCGGAGCCtgcagcagggcatggagctgACCCGCAGGGAGTTCATGCGGCAGGACGACAGCCCCGTGCTCAAGGACTTCCTCAAGGTCAACTCCGAGGTGATGGAGAAGCTGCAGGCTGACAGCAAAACCGCCAAG GAAGCCTATGAGTCAGCTGTGGAATATTTTGGGGAGAACCCCAAGACCAGTCCCCCCACCACTTTCTTCCCCATGTTCATGCGCTTCATCAAAGCCTACAAG aaagcagagcaggaCATTGAGCTGTGGAAGAAGCAGGAGGCTGCAGCCAAGGAGGCAGAATCCGGCTCCCCTGGCAGCGAGCAGCAGCCCGAG ctGCCTGTCCAGAAGGCCAGGAGGCAGCAGATGGACATGATAGCTGAGCTGAAGAAGCGGCAGATGGTGAAGGAGCCGCTCATCTACGAAGGCAAAGATGGGGCCATCGAGGATATAATTTCAG CTCTCAAAACTGTTCCTTTCACGGCCCGGACGGGCAAACGCTCGTCCCGGCTCTTCTGCGACGTGAGCTTCAACGAGGAGAGTCCTCTGTAG